The genomic segment CTTCAAAATTAACTGCCGATGATTTTAAAAACAAAAAAGAAGATGCCGAAATTGTAATTACTGCAATTAAAGCCCAAAACGATGCTTTGGGCACTGTACAAGTTTCTTTTTATCTAAAAAGCACTAAAAAAGGATTGGAACATTTAAAAACCGAAGAAAAAACTATTACTCTAGAAGGATTTTTAACAACTGAAGAACATAAACAAAATCTTCGTGAAGCCGAAAAAAACCGTTTAAACGGACTACTAAGCACTCAAGAAGTTGCTATTGATGACAAAAATCCTACAACTAAAAAAGACCGTTTAGCAAGTTCTATTACAAAAGGTAATTTAGAAGCTAAACTTTTAGGATATAGCGATGTTTCAGTAAAAATTTTGCAAATTAGCTATGATGAAGAAACTGGAAAAGTTACAGCAACAGTAGCATTAACATCACGAATTGCATCATTGAATGAAGAAGTTGAAAGTACCAAAACTAAACAAGTTGCAATTAACGGTTATCTAACGCTTGCTGAGCATCATGCAAGATTAGAAAAGGCGCGGCTTGAAACCATCCTTAATAACATAAATGGCCTAGAACCAAAAAATAGTGATGTCAAATTCAGTGAATTGCTCCCTAGTCAAATAAACGCAAAAGAACATTTTAAACTTCAATATGACGATTATGAAATTGAAGTGCTATCTAGCGATAAAATTGACGATGAAAAGGGAATTTTAGAACTTACGATTAGAATTAGATCTTTAAAACCTAACTTTAAGGGTTTAATGAGTGAAAGCACTAAAAAAATTACCTTAAGCGGCTTTGAAACCACTGCTAGTTTACGCATCAAAACATTGCGTAAACAGACAATTGAAGAATTGAATAACAAATTATCATCCGCTCAATTTGAAACCCAATTACTAAACGGACTTGATGCCAAAAAAGCCGAAACTTTACCTAGCCAAGCACTCGATCTAGCAAATTACAAGGTTGCTCTTAAAAATGGCTCTGAACGTGTAAAAATTCTTAATGCAAGGGCGGATGATGAAAATGGCACTATTACTTTAAAAGTAAAACTTGTAACGCATAATGATGAGCTAAACGAAGATCTTGAATCATCAAATACTAGAGAAATCACTATTGGTGGTTTTATCACAAAAGCAGAATTTGAAAAACGCCAAGAAATTGAGCGTTTAGATAGTTTATTGAACAATTTGGATATTTTGAGCTTAGTAAATAATTTAAATAAGGAAAATCTACTAGCCAGTGAAGTGACCAAAGATAGTTTTAAAACCGATATCGGAGCGGACTATCAAGCGATTATTACTAAAATTGTTGAAACTAATATTGAAGCTGGAACTATTAAATTAAAACTTAAATTATTAAGTCGCAAGACTCAATTTAACAACTTAGAAAGCAGTTTTGAAAAAGAAATTACTATTAGCGGGTTTTTAACAAAAAGTCGTTATATTCAAAACCAAAAATCGTCGTTAAATGGCTTATTAAAAACACTCTCACCTTCTATTAGTTTAAACAATTTTGATAAAGATAACAATCATGCTGGGCTTGTTAAAAAAGAAAATCTTGATATCAACTTAAATAATGCCACTCTAACTCTAGGGAATGTAATTTTTGAAGCAATTGAAAATGGTAGCAAACTAAAAATTCGTTTCAAAGTTAGAAAATACGATAGTAAAATTGGCGAAACAATCGAATCAGACGAAGAGTTTACCCACATTATTAAAGGTTTTTTAACGAAAGCAAAATTTGATGAACTAGCGAGATTAAACGAACTTATTCAATATCAAGATTTAATAACTTTTAAAGAAGATAGTATTAAAACAAAAGCGGCCTCTTCAATTTCGGCTAGTGATCTTAAATTGAATGATGCCTTATATGGCAATAAAATTATCAATACCGAAGTAGTATATGAAAGTATAAAACCTAATCCTCAAACCGGCCAACTAGAAGTTACATATCACTTAAAATCCAAAGTACATAGCGACATCAAAACCAAATCAAAAACAATTGTCTTGATGGCACTTTCAGATGAGCAATATCGAATTAATTCACTTGCTAATAATTTCGATTTTGAATTTGATAGAAGCAAGATTTCGAGTGAAGTATATAGTATTAATACGCTAAAAGACTATTTAAGTCACCCTGAAAATTTAGCTGCTTGAATTAACAAAAAGCAACTACAAGATGTTCAAATAAAAACTAAAAATGTATCTGTTGAATATGACGCGGTTACAAAAACCATTTATGTTAAATATGAAGTGTATTTACAAAGCACAAAAGATCCAAATGTAAAAAGTAAAACATTTGTTAAAGATAAAATTAACTTTACTGACCTACTACTAGCTAATGCTTTTGACAAATACAAAGAATTAATTAATTTAGAAATTAAAAATAAAGCTACGGCTGAAGTATTTGATCCTCATAAGTTAGATAAAAATACTTACTCTA from the Metamycoplasma arthritidis genome contains:
- a CDS encoding lipoprotein 17-related variable surface protein — encoded protein: MKKKWNKKLISLLTITTATATGALALSCSSIEEILKSALGKTGTTNYIGVTKGFDKSKVLPSDFKPDFLEYPKNENGIYFRIAKITPNNHNGTLVVSYFLEKKATNGEWIKSQLREYQITGFKTYNDLATDYLKKVEVKNNKSNQQNYLPSEYAQNESNFIFKNIPDDYELKKEILVDDEAGTITIKYHLINKKLNSKSITTQKVFDGFDTNLKRKTRLEVARLNELFNETNTLEVTSAKKSLFPSKLTADDFKNKKEDAEIVITAIKAQNDALGTVQVSFYLKSTKKGLEHLKTEEKTITLEGFLTTEEHKQNLREAEKNRLNGLLSTQEVAIDDKNPTTKKDRLASSITKGNLEAKLLGYSDVSVKILQISYDEETGKVTATVALTSRIASLNEEVESTKTKQVAINGYLTLAEHHARLEKARLETILNNINGLEPKNSDVKFSELLPSQINAKEHFKLQYDDYEIEVLSSDKIDDEKGILELTIRIRSLKPNFKGLMSESTKKITLSGFETTASLRIKTLRKQTIEELNNKLSSAQFETQLLNGLDAKKAETLPSQALDLANYKVALKNGSERVKILNARADDENGTITLKVKLVTHNDELNEDLESSNTREITIGGFITKAEFEKRQEIERLDSLLNNLDILSLVNNLNKENLLASEVTKDSFKTDIGADYQAIITKIVETNIEAGTIKLKLKLLSRKTQFNNLESSFEKEITISGFLTKSRYIQNQKSSLNGLLKTLSPSISLNNFDKDNNHAGLVKKENLDINLNNATLTLGNVIFEAIENGSKLKIRFKVRKYDSKIGETIESDEEFTHIIKGFLTKAKFDELARLNELIQYQDLITFKEDSIKTKAASSISASDLKLNDALYGNKIINTEVVYESIKPNPQTGQLEVTYHLKSKVHSDIKTKSKTIVLMALSDEQYRINSLANNFDFEFDRSKISSEVYSINTLKDYLSHPENLAAWINKKQLQDVQIKTKNVSVEYDAVTKTIYVKYEVYLQSTKDPNVKSKTFVKDKINFTDLLLANAFDKYKELINLEIKNKATAEVFDPHKLDKNTYSKILKFKELEDFLGLWESITKSVSFSDPDDNNGTVTAKLSIEYREYKITVSRTIFGLGTKEKIKNHNDIEVPKEIARLNNLIKTLKAKYTGTSIKHQPLEEVSQTDFDFNNPDDTYVDFVHVDKIKAVNSKEKQNKFVGKVRLGSKRPGFEDIFSLEIYSFEEKGFSVKKHDQETKQTIESELPTLKQNYHQKQKEQMIAEGLKKLANNKQYLADVTKEQFEKFNGILEQALVDSFNQTLEVIIDGYGNSQEVRELYRLFYQVFVNQSPHMLNFFTVAANGPKQKPYLFLGPRGINTLKNLVLFAQHVGPWSRAMFQVMKDNAKLLESFLDKYIDGLVEFPQLRSIINDPQKSNIIKETVKNLINYVIEFYYTFDWNVLTSKEAADKQKDYSGGAGRPPFILGSAWRDFFSTDKFIEPKHDAKSSYRDLTSQMKKLVDDNKLTQQEHDLIFQKLKDAIFPILNIFGKLNQPIYNAFKEIVGSFNEIEEAKNKND